From a region of the Neobacillus niacini genome:
- the araA gene encoding L-arabinose isomerase: MLTTKAYEFWFVTGSQLLYGEDVLRAVEENSKTIVSGLDHDPAVPYKLVFKSVVKDSDAIRRLILEANADENCAGIITWMHTFSPSKMWIAGLSALQKPYLHLATQFNRDIPWNSIDMDFMNLNQSAHGDREHGFIASRLKVKRKVVVGHWENAEVRERVGSWMRTAVAFAESKTLKVARFGDNMRQVAVTEGDKVEAQIKFGWTVNGYGVGDLVQRMNDVSEQELDQLMAEYEEQYDITPEGLTDGPVRDSIRYQARIELGMKAFLTEGGYTAFTTTFEDLHGMRQLPGLAVQRLMEQGYGFAGEGDWKTAALVRLMKIIAGNEGTSFMEDYTYHFEPGNEMVLGAHMLEVCPTISATRPKVEVHPLGIGGKEDPARIVFDGRGGSALNASIIDLGHRFRLLVNEVDAVQPEQDMPKLPVARVLWTCQPSLSQAVENWIEAGGAHHTGFSYKVTTEQLRDFAELAGIEMVVINNDTKTESFINELRWNDVIYR; this comes from the coding sequence TTGTTAACGACAAAAGCCTATGAATTTTGGTTTGTAACTGGAAGTCAATTACTTTACGGAGAAGACGTACTTAGAGCAGTAGAGGAAAATTCAAAAACGATTGTAAGCGGTCTAGATCATGATCCAGCCGTTCCATATAAATTAGTTTTTAAATCCGTTGTTAAGGATTCCGATGCAATTCGCCGCTTAATTCTTGAAGCAAATGCTGATGAAAATTGTGCAGGAATCATTACATGGATGCATACATTCTCACCATCAAAAATGTGGATTGCAGGGCTTTCAGCTCTTCAAAAACCATATCTTCATTTAGCTACACAATTTAACCGTGATATCCCATGGAATTCAATTGACATGGATTTTATGAATCTTAACCAATCTGCACACGGAGATCGTGAACACGGATTCATCGCCAGCCGCTTAAAGGTTAAGCGTAAAGTGGTTGTCGGGCACTGGGAAAACGCAGAAGTTAGAGAACGTGTTGGCAGCTGGATGAGAACGGCAGTTGCTTTTGCTGAAAGTAAAACCCTGAAAGTAGCAAGATTTGGTGATAATATGCGCCAAGTAGCAGTTACTGAAGGTGACAAAGTAGAAGCGCAAATTAAATTTGGCTGGACGGTTAATGGTTACGGTGTTGGTGACCTCGTTCAACGCATGAACGATGTAAGTGAACAAGAACTTGACCAGTTAATGGCTGAATATGAAGAGCAATATGATATTACACCAGAAGGTCTAACTGACGGACCGGTAAGAGACAGTATCCGTTATCAAGCTAGAATTGAGCTTGGAATGAAAGCATTCTTAACGGAAGGCGGATATACAGCATTTACAACAACTTTCGAAGATTTACATGGTATGCGTCAGCTTCCAGGTCTTGCTGTTCAACGTCTAATGGAACAAGGCTACGGCTTCGCGGGTGAAGGTGACTGGAAAACTGCGGCACTCGTTCGTTTAATGAAAATTATTGCTGGCAATGAAGGTACATCCTTTATGGAAGACTACACGTATCATTTTGAACCAGGAAATGAAATGGTTCTTGGTGCGCATATGCTTGAGGTTTGTCCAACCATTTCAGCTACTCGTCCTAAAGTTGAGGTGCATCCACTAGGAATTGGTGGCAAGGAAGACCCTGCAAGAATCGTTTTTGATGGAAGAGGCGGCTCTGCATTAAATGCATCCATTATCGACCTTGGACATCGTTTCCGTCTTCTTGTAAATGAAGTAGATGCGGTACAACCAGAGCAGGATATGCCAAAACTTCCGGTTGCACGTGTACTTTGGACGTGTCAGCCTTCTCTAAGTCAAGCTGTTGAGAACTGGATTGAAGCTGGCGGAGCACACCATACTGGATTCTCTTATAAAGTGACAACAGAACAGTTAAGAGACTTTGCAGAATTAGCTGGTATCGAAATGGTTGTCATTAATAACGACACAAAAACAGAATCATTTATTAACGAATTACGCTGGAATGACGTTATCTATCGTTAA
- the araD gene encoding L-ribulose-5-phosphate 4-epimerase: MLERLKKEVLEANLQLPKHNLVTFTWGNVSGIDREQNLVVIKPSGVPYDELSIEDLVVVDLEGRIVEGNLRPSSDTPTHLALYRAFPTIGGVVHTHSPWATSWAQAGRPIPALGTTHADYYYGEIPCTREMTQDEIDRAYELETGNVIIETFEKQGLDPVAMPGVLVFNHAPFCWGKNANQAVHNAVVLEEVAKMALHTFQLNPNVNPIQQFLLDKHYLRKHGKNAYYGQSKQITKQTL, encoded by the coding sequence ATGCTAGAAAGACTTAAAAAAGAAGTTTTGGAAGCTAATTTACAGCTTCCAAAACATAACTTGGTTACTTTTACTTGGGGAAATGTAAGTGGGATTGATCGTGAACAAAACCTTGTTGTCATCAAGCCAAGCGGTGTACCTTATGATGAGCTTAGTATTGAGGACTTGGTAGTAGTAGATTTGGAAGGCAGGATTGTCGAAGGAAATCTGCGCCCTTCATCAGATACACCAACACATCTTGCACTCTACCGTGCTTTTCCAACAATTGGCGGAGTGGTTCATACCCATTCGCCATGGGCAACTAGCTGGGCACAAGCAGGTCGTCCGATTCCTGCACTTGGAACTACACATGCTGATTACTATTATGGAGAGATTCCTTGTACACGTGAGATGACTCAGGATGAAATTGATCGTGCCTATGAACTTGAAACAGGAAATGTAATTATTGAAACGTTTGAAAAACAAGGATTAGACCCTGTGGCAATGCCAGGAGTCCTAGTGTTTAACCATGCACCGTTCTGTTGGGGTAAAAACGCCAATCAGGCTGTACACAATGCCGTTGTGCTAGAAGAAGTAGCGAAAATGGCGCTGCATACCTTCCAGCTTAATCCTAACGTAAACCCAATTCAACAATTCTTGTTGGATAAGCATTATCTGCGAAAGCATGGAAAAAACGCCTATTATGGTCAATCAAAACAAATAACCAAGCAAACGCTTTAA
- the araB gene encoding ribulokinase translates to MAKYAIGVDYGTQSGRAVLVEIGTGKEVATAVKPYTHGVMDEFLPDGTTKLEHDWALQHPTDYLEVLQITIPEVLDKAQVSPDDVIGLGIDFTACTVLPVDQTGTPLCLKPEYSKNPHSFVKLWKHHAAQDEANRLNEIAEQRGEKFLQRYGGKISSEWMIPKVWQILDEAPEIYEAADQILEATDWVISQLTGQVKRNSCTAGYKAMWHKQDGYPSKEFFKALDPRLENVVEDKLSTDIVAIGSKAGEITAEGAKLTRLNPGTAVAVANVDAHVAVPAVGITEPGKLLMIMGTSTCHILLGEEEKIVPGMCGVVEDGVIPGYMGYEAGQSCVGDHFEWFTENCVPASYYEEAKEKGVNIHQLLTEKASKLNVGESGLLALDWWNGNRSTLVDADLTGVLLGQTLLTKPEEIYRALIEATAYGTRMIVETFRDNGVPVNEVYAAGGIAEKNVMMMQIYADVLNMSIKISASSQTPALGSAMFGAVAAGKERGGYDSITEAAKDMGRVKDYVYQPKAENKAVYDQLYTEYARLYDYFGRGENNVMKTLKKIKSASSLKMEETVC, encoded by the coding sequence ATGGCTAAATATGCAATTGGTGTCGATTATGGAACACAGTCAGGAAGAGCCGTATTAGTTGAGATTGGAACTGGTAAAGAGGTTGCAACAGCTGTAAAACCATACACACATGGAGTGATGGATGAGTTTTTGCCAGATGGAACCACTAAATTAGAACATGATTGGGCTTTACAGCATCCAACAGATTATTTAGAAGTTTTACAGATTACCATTCCAGAAGTATTAGATAAAGCACAAGTTTCCCCGGATGATGTCATCGGATTAGGAATCGACTTTACAGCTTGTACGGTCCTACCGGTTGATCAGACTGGGACTCCATTATGCTTGAAACCTGAATATAGTAAAAATCCACACAGCTTTGTGAAGCTTTGGAAGCATCATGCGGCACAAGACGAAGCAAACCGTTTGAATGAAATTGCTGAACAACGTGGTGAAAAGTTCTTACAACGCTACGGCGGAAAAATTTCTTCCGAATGGATGATTCCGAAGGTATGGCAAATTCTTGATGAAGCACCTGAAATTTATGAAGCTGCAGATCAAATATTAGAAGCAACCGATTGGGTTATTTCTCAATTGACTGGTCAAGTAAAGCGCAACAGCTGTACGGCAGGTTATAAAGCAATGTGGCATAAGCAGGATGGCTACCCATCAAAAGAATTTTTTAAAGCGCTTGATCCTCGTTTAGAAAATGTTGTTGAGGATAAATTATCTACGGATATCGTTGCCATTGGCTCTAAAGCTGGAGAAATCACTGCTGAAGGTGCTAAGTTAACAAGATTGAACCCGGGTACTGCAGTTGCAGTTGCGAATGTGGATGCACACGTTGCTGTCCCAGCAGTAGGGATTACAGAACCTGGTAAACTATTGATGATTATGGGAACGTCTACATGTCATATTTTACTAGGTGAAGAGGAAAAGATTGTACCTGGAATGTGCGGTGTGGTTGAAGATGGAGTCATTCCAGGATATATGGGATACGAAGCTGGTCAATCATGCGTAGGTGACCATTTTGAATGGTTTACTGAAAACTGTGTACCGGCAAGTTACTATGAAGAAGCAAAAGAAAAAGGCGTAAATATCCACCAGCTATTAACGGAGAAAGCAAGTAAGTTAAACGTTGGTGAAAGCGGTCTCCTCGCACTGGATTGGTGGAACGGCAATCGTTCAACACTTGTAGATGCTGATCTAACGGGCGTACTGCTAGGACAAACATTATTAACAAAACCAGAGGAAATCTATCGTGCGCTGATTGAAGCAACTGCGTACGGTACACGAATGATCGTTGAAACCTTCCGTGATAATGGTGTTCCTGTTAATGAAGTGTATGCTGCAGGCGGAATTGCAGAGAAAAATGTAATGATGATGCAGATTTATGCAGACGTATTAAATATGAGTATTAAAATTTCTGCTTCTTCTCAAACACCAGCACTTGGTTCTGCAATGTTTGGTGCTGTTGCAGCAGGTAAAGAACGCGGCGGCTATGACAGCATTACTGAAGCAGCCAAGGATATGGGCAGAGTCAAAGATTATGTATACCAGCCAAAGGCAGAAAATAAGGCGGTCTATGATCAGCTTTATACAGAATATGCCCGCCTATACGATTATTTTGGACGCGGCGAAAATAACGTGATGAAAACATTGAAAAAAATTAAGAGTGCAAGCTCCTTAAAAATGGAGGAGACAGTATGCTAG
- a CDS encoding beta-L-arabinofuranosidase domain-containing protein, translated as MLSTNQVNVNWKLKEFDLKDVRITGGPLKHAMELNKEYLLKLEPDRLLSRFREYAGLQPKAASYEGWEVQGISGHTLGHYLSAAAMMAAANDDSVFNQRVDYIVDELEVCQKAHGTGYISGIPRGKEIFEEVKAGDIRSQGFDLNGGWVPLYSIHKLFAGLRDAFKFANNDKALQVETKLGLWLNDVFENLNDQQVQEVLKCEYGGMSEVLVDLAEDTGDERFWKLSQLFHHKELLDSLASEKDVLAGRHANTQIPKIIGAARQYEISNNESYRRISEFFWKQVVHHHSYVIGGNSMNEHFGEPDKLNDRLGANTCETCNSYNMLKLTRHLIQWNGLAEQGDFYERVLYNHILASQHPQEGTVTYFVSLDMGGHKVYNSQFNDFTCCVGTGMENHSSYGSGIYFYNDQSLVVNQYIPSKLNWSEKGVIVHQETTYPETGSIKLVVESTDSNQFSLSVRYPYWAEKGMNVKVNGEPYNHESKPSSFITIERVWQNGDTVELDIPMTVRVETMNDNPNRIAFINGPLVLAGDLGPIQQDESAKEILFTPVLVTSETSLLNHIVPVSEKNHHFDMNKLGYPRDVRLFPFYQMHDRSTSVYWDVFTEEKWKEVELSYKASVEKEHELKLRTVDFVQPGEMQPERDHEFEGEHVGYGVQSNRKYRDTWPNGHFSFTLKVHSSQQNHLFVMYTKEIETMNSFAITIDGVELENGKVELVELNTFVQVKYEIPKQTTGGKEQVKVTFRAHEGQKVPKVFGIRVVKE; from the coding sequence ATGCTATCCACCAATCAAGTAAATGTGAATTGGAAACTAAAAGAATTTGATCTTAAGGATGTTCGTATTACAGGCGGTCCGCTAAAGCATGCAATGGAGTTAAATAAGGAATATCTATTAAAGCTAGAGCCTGATAGACTGCTTTCTAGATTCAGAGAGTATGCGGGACTTCAGCCAAAAGCGGCCAGTTATGAAGGTTGGGAAGTACAAGGGATTTCTGGACATACACTAGGACATTATCTATCAGCGGCAGCAATGATGGCAGCAGCAAACGACGATAGTGTGTTTAATCAAAGAGTGGATTATATTGTAGATGAACTCGAAGTTTGTCAAAAAGCACATGGAACAGGATATATTTCTGGTATCCCTCGCGGAAAAGAAATTTTTGAAGAAGTAAAAGCAGGAGATATCCGATCGCAAGGTTTTGATTTGAATGGCGGCTGGGTGCCTCTATATTCCATTCATAAATTATTCGCCGGTCTGCGTGATGCCTTTAAGTTTGCGAATAACGATAAAGCTTTGCAGGTTGAAACAAAGCTTGGTTTATGGCTAAACGATGTGTTTGAGAACCTAAATGACCAACAGGTACAGGAAGTCTTAAAATGTGAATATGGCGGAATGTCAGAAGTACTTGTTGACCTTGCTGAAGACACGGGCGATGAGCGCTTTTGGAAGCTATCACAACTGTTTCACCACAAAGAACTATTAGATTCGCTGGCATCGGAAAAAGATGTGTTAGCGGGAAGACATGCCAATACACAAATACCAAAGATAATTGGCGCTGCACGTCAATATGAAATTTCAAATAACGAATCCTACCGTCGTATATCAGAATTCTTTTGGAAACAGGTTGTCCATCATCATTCATACGTAATCGGTGGAAACAGTATGAATGAACATTTTGGGGAACCAGACAAGTTAAATGACCGGCTTGGGGCTAATACTTGTGAAACGTGTAACTCCTATAACATGTTAAAACTAACTAGACACCTTATTCAGTGGAATGGTCTTGCTGAACAAGGAGATTTCTATGAGAGAGTTTTATATAATCATATATTAGCTTCCCAGCACCCGCAAGAAGGCACGGTCACTTACTTTGTTTCCTTAGATATGGGCGGTCACAAGGTTTATAATTCTCAGTTTAATGATTTTACTTGTTGTGTTGGTACTGGAATGGAGAACCATTCTAGTTATGGCAGTGGTATCTATTTTTATAATGATCAGTCTCTCGTGGTGAACCAATACATCCCATCCAAACTGAATTGGAGCGAGAAAGGAGTCATTGTTCATCAGGAAACTACGTATCCTGAAACAGGTTCAATAAAGTTAGTAGTAGAGTCTACTGATTCAAACCAATTCTCCTTATCTGTCCGCTATCCATATTGGGCAGAAAAAGGTATGAATGTAAAAGTAAATGGTGAGCCGTACAACCACGAGTCTAAACCTTCTAGTTTTATCACGATTGAACGTGTTTGGCAGAACGGGGATACAGTTGAATTAGATATACCTATGACAGTTAGAGTCGAAACGATGAACGATAACCCTAATCGAATAGCATTTATCAATGGACCACTTGTTCTAGCAGGTGATTTAGGACCAATACAACAAGATGAGTCTGCAAAAGAGATATTATTTACACCAGTGTTAGTTACAAGCGAGACGTCATTGCTAAATCATATCGTACCAGTTTCAGAAAAAAATCATCATTTTGACATGAATAAGCTCGGCTATCCTCGAGATGTGAGATTGTTCCCATTCTATCAAATGCATGATCGTAGTACTTCTGTTTATTGGGACGTTTTTACCGAAGAAAAATGGAAGGAAGTAGAACTTTCTTATAAAGCTTCTGTCGAAAAAGAGCATGAACTAAAGCTCAGGACCGTTGATTTTGTTCAGCCTGGAGAAATGCAGCCGGAGCGTGATCATGAATTTGAAGGGGAGCATGTGGGCTATGGTGTCCAGTCCAATCGGAAATACCGAGACACATGGCCAAATGGGCACTTTTCCTTCACTTTAAAGGTTCATTCCAGCCAGCAGAACCATCTTTTTGTTATGTATACAAAAGAAATAGAGACGATGAATTCCTTTGCTATCACGATCGATGGAGTTGAATTGGAAAATGGTAAAGTAGAACTTGTTGAGCTGAACACGTTTGTCCAAGTAAAATATGAGATTCCAAAGCAAACAACTGGTGGTAAGGAGCAAGTAAAGGTGACTTTCCGTGCTCATGAAGGACAAAAAGTACCTAAGGTATTTGGTATCCGTGTGGTAAAAGAATAG
- a CDS encoding arabinan endo-1,5-alpha-L-arabinosidase: protein MKLKTKKYLAGIVILIVLIIGVTLVMTFAMPKTGNLSGITLPAAPADKPVQNINSDILYKEKDWTTNFTHDASIIKADGWYYAFSTDYMVGAPPKPGIQIRKSKDLIKWEFVGRVFEQVSQEAWEWTKGTTFWAPDVVKLNDKYYLYYSVSSVGKRNSYIGVAVSDNIEGPWKDEGAVFISQEGDEHTVNAIDPDIVLDEHGQAWMVYGSYFGGIFITKVDSATGKLVDPNDEGTLMAQRKNMNYGIEGPEIIYNGDTGYYYLTVSYEWLEDTYNVRTARSKNITGPYVDYNGSEMIDTTDESFNTGNKLVGAYRFENSDGWLGTGHNALFEENGEYYLTHNARAGKDVYWSHLHVRKIVWTEDGWPVVSPERYAGEAEQQINEENIIGKWEQIILPRYDDSLQVSHNLQLKSNGEIGEDDKSHWALTGDNTLELTVYDPGRASDDYWKYKLKVIPAWDWENWNGTLVFTGMDQEGTVLWGKKTVEKNK, encoded by the coding sequence ATGAAACTTAAAACAAAGAAGTATTTAGCAGGAATCGTCATTTTAATAGTGTTAATCATAGGAGTAACGCTTGTTATGACTTTTGCTATGCCTAAAACAGGCAATTTGTCTGGCATTACATTACCAGCGGCACCTGCTGACAAGCCGGTACAAAATATCAACAGTGATATCCTTTATAAGGAAAAGGATTGGACCACCAATTTTACTCATGATGCTTCAATCATTAAAGCAGATGGCTGGTATTATGCGTTTTCCACAGACTACATGGTAGGAGCCCCGCCAAAACCAGGAATCCAGATAAGAAAGTCGAAGGATTTAATTAAATGGGAGTTTGTAGGCCGTGTGTTTGAACAAGTATCTCAGGAGGCGTGGGAATGGACCAAAGGAACAACCTTTTGGGCTCCAGATGTGGTGAAATTGAATGATAAATATTATTTATATTACTCTGTATCCTCTGTTGGAAAAAGAAACTCGTATATTGGTGTGGCGGTAAGTGACAATATTGAGGGTCCTTGGAAAGACGAAGGTGCCGTATTTATATCCCAAGAGGGGGATGAACACACGGTAAATGCAATCGATCCGGATATCGTATTGGATGAACATGGGCAGGCCTGGATGGTTTATGGCTCCTATTTTGGCGGAATTTTTATCACAAAAGTAGATTCTGCTACTGGAAAATTGGTCGATCCGAATGATGAGGGAACGTTAATGGCGCAAAGGAAAAATATGAATTACGGCATAGAAGGACCTGAAATTATTTATAACGGTGATACCGGTTATTATTACTTAACTGTATCATATGAGTGGCTGGAGGATACATATAATGTCCGGACAGCTAGGTCGAAAAATATAACGGGACCGTATGTGGACTATAATGGCAGTGAAATGATTGATACAACCGATGAATCCTTCAATACTGGAAATAAATTGGTAGGAGCGTATCGATTTGAAAATAGCGATGGCTGGCTGGGGACTGGTCATAATGCCTTGTTTGAGGAAAATGGGGAATATTATCTCACCCACAATGCCAGAGCTGGTAAAGATGTCTATTGGTCCCATTTGCATGTCAGGAAAATAGTTTGGACCGAGGATGGCTGGCCGGTGGTTTCACCGGAAAGATATGCTGGTGAAGCAGAACAACAAATAAACGAAGAAAACATTATTGGTAAATGGGAACAGATCATTCTCCCAAGATATGATGATAGTTTACAAGTTTCTCATAATTTACAACTCAAATCAAATGGGGAAATTGGAGAGGATGATAAGAGCCATTGGGCACTAACGGGGGATAACACATTGGAACTCACGGTTTATGACCCTGGCAGAGCTTCTGATGATTACTGGAAGTACAAGTTGAAAGTGATTCCTGCTTGGGACTGGGAAAATTGGAACGGTACGCTTGTTTTCACTGGTATGGACCAAGAGGGGACGGTCCTGTGGGGTAAAAAGACGGTTGAAAAAAATAAATAA
- a CDS encoding carbohydrate ABC transporter permease, with translation MSEKKKNRITDAVVFIFLSFGAIFMVAPLLWMFSTSIKTREDVFALPPVWIPDTISFAKYSEIWSMGPLLSGISNSLIVAVSVTVIGTFTSSLAAFAFSKLHFNGKNKIFMMLFASVMIPYPVLMIPQFIMFSSVGWVDTLLPLIIPGFFGNIFMIFFLRQFLTSIPNSIIEAAKIDGCSYFQIFYKIIFPLIKPAVAAQLILWFMGIWNDYLGPILYLNSPEKQTLQLVIANFNASYAIQSDYPLIMAASVVALLPMLIVFIVFQKQIIESIAISGVKG, from the coding sequence ATGTCTGAAAAGAAGAAAAATAGAATTACCGACGCCGTGGTATTTATCTTCCTAAGCTTTGGAGCAATCTTCATGGTAGCACCATTGTTATGGATGTTCTCGACTTCGATCAAGACCCGGGAGGACGTTTTTGCATTGCCTCCGGTGTGGATTCCAGACACGATTTCTTTTGCAAAGTATTCTGAGATTTGGTCTATGGGGCCGCTGCTTTCAGGTATTAGTAATAGCTTAATCGTCGCTGTGTCAGTAACAGTGATTGGTACATTCACCTCAAGTTTGGCAGCATTTGCATTCTCGAAGCTGCATTTCAATGGCAAAAATAAAATCTTCATGATGTTATTTGCATCGGTTATGATTCCTTATCCAGTGCTAATGATTCCGCAGTTCATTATGTTTTCTTCTGTAGGCTGGGTGGATACATTACTGCCATTAATCATCCCTGGGTTTTTCGGAAACATTTTCATGATTTTCTTTTTACGTCAGTTTTTAACGAGTATTCCTAACTCAATCATTGAAGCTGCAAAGATTGATGGTTGTTCTTACTTCCAAATCTTTTACAAAATCATCTTTCCATTAATTAAACCTGCGGTAGCTGCACAGTTGATTCTATGGTTTATGGGGATTTGGAATGATTACCTTGGACCGATTCTTTATCTGAACTCACCTGAGAAGCAGACGCTTCAACTTGTAATTGCAAACTTTAACGCTTCTTATGCGATCCAAAGTGATTATCCGCTAATCATGGCCGCTTCGGTTGTTGCGTTATTACCAATGTTGATTGTTTTCATCGTCTTCCAAAAACAAATCATTGAATCAATCGCAATTTCAGGGGTAAAAGGTTAA
- a CDS encoding carbohydrate ABC transporter permease, with product MKTTSKLYRTEQRYAYLFIAAPVIGFLIFAMVPLIYSIYGAFTNWDGLGSMDFIGLENFINVFKDEYFYKSMFNTIYMMLGIPIGIVLALLLALALNRGIPGTNTFRVLYYIPVISSIAAISILWQWAYNGDYGLVNQFLAIFGIEGPNWLQNTSTVKPALIIMAVWKGLGYTMLLYLAALQSVPKSFYEAAKLDGANAFKSFWYITLPMVKPVTFFIIVTNIIGGAQIFTEINVMTPTGGPEYSSASVVFYIWQKAFGNFQLGYASAMALVLGLFIFIITLIQFKINEKNSFELD from the coding sequence ATGAAAACGACATCCAAACTGTATCGCACAGAGCAAAGATATGCCTATTTATTTATTGCAGCACCTGTCATAGGATTCCTCATATTCGCAATGGTTCCGCTTATTTATTCCATTTACGGTGCATTTACAAACTGGGATGGTCTAGGGTCAATGGACTTTATCGGGTTGGAAAACTTTATCAATGTATTCAAAGATGAGTACTTCTATAAGTCGATGTTTAACACGATTTATATGATGCTTGGTATTCCAATCGGTATTGTATTAGCGTTATTGCTTGCTTTGGCTTTAAATCGCGGGATTCCTGGAACCAATACTTTTAGGGTTCTATATTATATTCCGGTTATCTCTTCTATCGCTGCAATATCTATTCTATGGCAATGGGCATATAACGGAGATTACGGATTAGTCAATCAGTTCTTAGCGATTTTTGGAATTGAAGGTCCTAACTGGCTGCAAAATACTTCTACGGTAAAACCGGCATTGATCATCATGGCGGTATGGAAGGGATTAGGATATACAATGCTGTTATACTTAGCTGCCCTTCAAAGTGTGCCGAAATCATTTTACGAAGCAGCAAAACTGGATGGTGCTAATGCCTTCAAATCATTTTGGTACATCACTCTACCTATGGTAAAACCCGTTACCTTCTTTATCATCGTAACCAACATTATTGGCGGGGCTCAGATTTTCACTGAAATTAACGTAATGACTCCTACTGGTGGTCCTGAATATAGTTCCGCATCCGTGGTGTTTTATATTTGGCAAAAAGCATTTGGTAACTTCCAATTAGGTTATGCATCTGCAATGGCGTTAGTATTAGGACTATTCATCTTCATTATTACTTTAATCCAATTTAAGATAAACGAGAAAAACTCCTTTGAACTGGATTAA
- a CDS encoding ABC transporter substrate-binding protein yields the protein MIIGSILAGCSNSSETSGKTKDGKTAITFMFRGQPQELKAYEATVKRYEKSHPDVKVTLVQVAPDQYDTKLKAAIAGKKIPDVFFYNPAQVKAYVNSGVLKDITEYVEGSENVNIEDIWEKGVAKYRFDGETLGQGAIYGLPKDLGPFALGYNKTMFEEAGIPLPDKDKPYTLDEFINVAQQLTKDKDGDGKSDQFGAGFNIQWALQPIAWSNGADWIDETGTKVTIDTPEFAESVQWFADQQNKYKITPSIAEAQTLDTYQRWMKGELAFFPVGPWDMATYAEQLKFEYDLIPWPAGKTGKPAAWVGSLGIGVGATTKNAEAAAELALYLSADQEGNQALVDAQVQLPNSVTVAEQWAADTSIKPENKQEFLDIINDYGRGFPAEKTYTAEWYDEFYKNIQPVLDGKMTAAEYVKEAQPKMQKLLDAAIQQEKQAKK from the coding sequence ATGATTATCGGTTCCATCCTTGCTGGTTGCTCTAATAGCTCAGAGACGTCAGGTAAAACGAAAGATGGAAAAACAGCTATTACATTTATGTTTAGAGGTCAGCCTCAAGAATTGAAAGCTTATGAAGCAACTGTAAAACGTTATGAAAAGTCACATCCTGATGTGAAAGTGACATTGGTTCAAGTTGCTCCAGATCAATATGATACAAAATTAAAAGCAGCGATTGCCGGTAAGAAGATTCCTGATGTATTCTTCTATAACCCAGCACAAGTAAAAGCATATGTAAACTCTGGTGTACTAAAAGATATTACTGAGTATGTTGAAGGTTCAGAAAATGTAAACATCGAAGATATTTGGGAAAAGGGTGTTGCTAAGTATCGTTTCGATGGTGAAACTCTAGGACAAGGTGCAATTTACGGATTGCCAAAAGACTTAGGACCATTCGCATTAGGTTACAATAAAACAATGTTTGAAGAAGCAGGAATTCCACTTCCTGACAAAGACAAACCTTATACTTTGGATGAATTTATTAATGTAGCACAACAATTGACAAAAGATAAAGACGGCGATGGAAAAAGTGATCAATTTGGTGCTGGATTTAACATTCAATGGGCATTGCAGCCAATTGCTTGGAGTAATGGAGCAGACTGGATTGATGAAACTGGTACAAAAGTAACAATTGATACTCCTGAATTTGCTGAATCAGTACAATGGTTTGCAGATCAACAGAATAAATACAAAATTACTCCTTCTATCGCAGAAGCACAAACACTTGATACTTACCAAAGATGGATGAAGGGCGAATTGGCTTTCTTCCCAGTTGGTCCTTGGGATATGGCAACATATGCAGAACAATTAAAGTTTGAATATGACTTAATTCCATGGCCTGCAGGTAAAACTGGCAAACCTGCTGCTTGGGTTGGTTCTCTAGGAATTGGTGTAGGAGCTACAACTAAGAATGCGGAAGCAGCAGCTGAGTTAGCATTATACCTATCTGCTGACCAAGAAGGTAACCAAGCGTTAGTAGATGCACAAGTTCAATTACCAAACAGCGTAACTGTTGCTGAACAATGGGCAGCGGACACTTCAATTAAGCCTGAAAACAAGCAAGAATTCTTAGATATTATTAACGATTACGGTCGTGGTTTCCCGGCTGAAAAAACGTACACAGCTGAATGGTATGATGAATTCTACAAAAACATCCAGCCAGTTCTTGATGGTAAGATGACAGCTGCAGAATATGTTAAGGAAGCACAGCCTAAGATGCAAAAATTACTAGATGCAGCAATCCAACAAGAAAAACAAGCTAAGAAATAA